AACACGAGCCCGACCCGCCAAATGCACGTAGATTTCACCAGCAGCGGGTAACAGAAGCACTCTAAATAGTTACTTTGGCAtttaataatatacatttttaattgtagatttttttcctaCTCTGTTTCAACAGTATTTACTGTTGTTATTAATAGATATTTAAACAGACAGTGTTTCTCTTGctagtttttttcagtttagtttttatctttttaattaattttctacACACCTGCACCACTTTTACTATATACAATGAGAAGCTACTCTTTTATGTTTAGCTAAATATTTGATAACAACTTGTAGTGTTATACATTTTATGTCGTCTTGATTTGGGTGTGTACAGTAGTCATATACATCTAAAAGGGTTTTAAATGTAGTTCAAGTCAATTTCAGCTCTCCATAGTCAACTTTCAtcatataaaacataatttcccAACAACAAAATTGTGGCTAATGAAAATGCTGAGTGGCTTGTAACTTTGGAAAACCACTAGCCACCGTGGCAGGTGAACAAAAGAGTTAATTTCAAGCCCTGTTTACAGCTGTctccaaaacacaacacaacttaGAAACCATGAGAGCTGAAAGCACACACACTAATTAATAAAATCAGCTCTTACCTGAGTGAAACATAACCATAAAGCATATAATCACACACAAGCTAATCACATTAGCCTCATGGATCTACATTAGCGTCAGTGACGTTAACGTCAGCGAGCTACGTCAGCAGCTATTTTTAGCATGAACGCTGCGACACCGAAACACTTTAATTTTCACCAATTTACCGCGATGTCAGTTATAAACACATacaccaaaacaaagcaaatgtaTTAAACCATACCATACCTTGTTCCCACTCCAGCCTGGCGCTTATTTCAGTAAGAAACAGGTTTACACGGTTTACACTTTAGTACAGACATTTCCGCGTTTCCCTCCACTTTCCTTCTGACGTTTGTGCCGCAACAACCTGTTTCcgcttcaaaataaaggtcctGAAAGATTAAAAAGGAAATGGGACATTCACATTGAGAGGTGACAGGAAGTGAAACTAAAGTTCaactttagttttgttttggatttctttctctcttttttttttatttaccttattTACATAAATTCTTTACCTTTTTAAGggtcatttacacaaacattaTCCAAGTAAAATTTGTCAGCATCTGCACCCATGATGAAATTAGTGTAGCGAAATAGTTCTTTTACACTTGTgatcaaaaatgacccaaagctTGATCCTAAAGCTGTTGTGAAAATAGTCTTTTATtagtaataaatataaatttcagGCTTTAGGTCCAATTTCTTTATTTAGGGCCCATTTGTTATTGAAACTTTGTCCATTGTGAGTAtgaatacagatttttttttttaattcaatataCAATCCACTTAGGAACAGCAGCTTGCATATGAAACAGTACAAGCCAGAAGCATATAAACATAGGACAGCAAGGACAATTACTACTTAAAGTGCAAGAGGCTTAGACATGACATTATACAACTCATTCAAGAAGtgattatctttttaaaaagtatcttTATGGAAGATAAATTGGTTTTTGACTTCATTCTTAAAACATCTTATGGACGGCTGGCTGTTGGTTAGTTTCCGTTTGCACTTATGAATATGATATTTACCcagaataattattatatttacgAATACTGCTAGTTGGCTGGATGGATAATGGTGTACTCGCTCATTCCTACTAACATGCTTACAGTGaccatgctaacatgctgatgcaAAGCAGGTGATGTTTATAATGTTTACCATCTTAGCTTATCATGTTTGCATGCTAACACATGCTCACAGACCCATTTCATGGAAGCTGTGCTCTATTTAGAGGAGACTctgtattgtgcatgctggatCACTGGAATAGTTTACTGGGACACTTAATGGAATCGAGCCATCGTTAATGACGTCAatttcacctgtgctttccAGACTgtaacaagtcaaaatgtctgctgtgaaaggtttgtttgtttgttttaaatcgACCTGTTGacacaaattacaaaagagTAGATTAATTCTTTGTCGTCTAATATCAAGAGTGCgtacattttcagaattatgTTATGTTCAAAACAATATCCATTTGTGTCATTATTATGCTCAATCTTTGTAATAGCCTCTACACAGTTCTCGCTATAATTCCTCAATGGGCCACAGTGCTACAAGCTCCAGGATTAATTTTGCCTTGTAAATCGTCGGCCTATCGACAAACCTACAGCAAGCAGACAAATCGTGTTAACTTTTTCACAACTTTCTGTCATGACTTCACGGACGTAATCCAGATTTAAAACCTCTGGAGTTCATTTGATTAGAGGCGATAATAACATAACCTCGGGGGGCAGCCAAGAAACACTCAGCATGTGTGACTCAGCAAGGCTGCTGGCCGAGAGACGGGGAGCAGAGATTCAGACTGAAGGACGCTGACGCTAAAGGACAGCAGCAGAGTGTGAAACATttctctgtatgtgtgcatcTCGTACATTTGTATCCGCTATGTGACAGACAAAGCATCATTATGGAAACAGATAGTGAATCATTTTTCATCTTGATTTCAACAGATTTAGATTGTCAGACATCTACAAAGAGCTTTCTCTGCacctgtatgtgtttgtgtgtacgtgCATCCACATAGAGTCTGCACCCTCCTGCAATATCAAGTATCAAGTGGAGAGTCACAACACCACTGACTGTAATTCACACacagtaaatatatttatttcccaAGGGAACAAGAGGACAAACTCTGTGTATGTGCAGTGTAGAAAATCTCAGGTGATGTGAATTGGAGGTTCATGCTTTGCATACTAAGCACACGGATGACCTTGTTAGCTTGCTTTACGTCTGAGAGGTGTAAACCAGCGGAGAATCTTGATATTGACCCCGACCAAACACTCATTATATTTCTCTTCCTGCCCTCTCCACAACATCCAAACATCCCTGTTGCATCTTCACACCCATTTCTCTTCCTTCATTATCACCCAGACTAAAGCTCCATCTCCTTCTGTCTGCAAAACACACAGTTGTGGAGCCAGAGTGCGACAAAAGCTCGGCCACAACCTACTTCTGGTACCGTCAGACTCTGAACACCACCAGCACCATCGCAGAGAGCGGCGGCCTCAACGTTAAAATGACCCTGTCACTGCTGGTGGCCTGGATCATCGTCTGCCTCGCCGTCATCAAAGGGATCGCCTCCTCTGGGAAGGTAGTTGAGAGGATGAGACAGGAATTGGTGACAGGATGAGAGAAAACTGGTTTTGTCTTTCTTGAATgtattttatatgatttattcTTCCGCAGGTGATGTACTTCAGCTCTCTTTTCCCCTATGTGGTGCTGATCTGTTTCCTGGCCAAAGGCTTGATGTTGAAGGGGTCAGTGGATGGCATCGCTCACATGTTCACCCCCAAGGTCAGACTCTCTTccatgcaacattttaaatcacCCTTCCTAAAAAATGCTCATTAAACTGACtttctgtctccgtctctcacAGTTGGAGAAGATGTTGGAGCCCCAGGTGTGGCGGGAGGCAGCCACCCAGGTGTTCTTCGCCCTGGGTCTGGGGTTTGGAGGAGTCATAGCTTTCTCCAGTTACAATAAGATCGACAACAACTGTCATTTTGATGCCGTGCTCGTCTCTTTCATCAATTTCGTCACTTCCATTCTGGCAACGCTGGTGGTGTTTGCCGTGCTGGGCTTCAAGGCCAACATcatgaatgaaaagtgtgtcGTAGAGTAAGTTCACACCTGCAAAAGCCATTTATCCTGAAGTACCTTTCATACTATACGTTAAAACCTTTAAGCCAAAAAATTTAGTCCAGagagcacaaaaaaacttgatcgCCTGATTGGTTAATTTTACTGTGGCCTCACTCCCAATTTATCAACTACCAATGCTTGGTCAGTAGCCCTCAGTATCAGAAACCGAGACACCCTATAGTGGCAAATAAGCGACCATCAGATTACTCCAGCTTTTCCtagttaaaatgttttaatctgCTCCCTGCATCAGCAATGAGTTgctctttttgaaaaaacactcaGCGTTTGTGCACCTCCAATGTCTCTTCAGATCAGatttttcttaaacctaaccatgtgcttttgttgactaaaCCTAAGGGAGTTAActtaaaaaggatttttaaaaaatgttttacctacattttaaattcattttgaaaagagactgcAAGCATTTaacgagcagaaactgtacattttctgtgaaaatgttggggtttttttggctgtgaaaatgtaaatttattttgaaaatacacagtGTATGTACAAACGTGAATTGACACACTGACCCTGagtgtccaaaactgatgctggaggggtactgtaattgtaattttgacTTCTTTGTGAGACACACAACCTCCCACCGCCTCACCAAAATGTCAGACTCTTTGATTGTAATCGTTAATTCAGTTCCTTTGCATTTCAACCACGTGAGACATCCTTCCCTTCTGTCTCCTCATCAAGATTCAAATTCGTTTGTATTTTGATCTGTGATGAGTTTAACTCACACCTTTGATAAGAGGCCGAGGGGTGTGTTTCTCCACAAGCATAAAATGTCCAGTTTTCCCCATGCTCGGGGTCTTTCTTCATCCTGACCGCTCACATGTTGATTGACCTTTtctttgcaaagaaaataaaaccttgTCGGCCGACAGAAGTCTCTATTTCATTCTTCACcagcaaaagcagcagagaattTCCACCACAGTACCTGGAGCGTCATAGTTTGATGTGTATAGGGCCACTGACATATATCAAGTGggaagtgagaatgtgttgttaGTTTTTTGTCTTCTATTGTAgattaacaagaaaattatagaATAATAGTGAAAATATAGAGTTTTCACAACATACAGGAAATCTCTTTATAAACAGAAAAGAGATTATGGAAATAATCTCTCTGTAGGTATGTATCATATACTTATATTACAGTGTAATTTAGACATTATACCGTGATATGTACGTATTATATTTAGCTGTATGTCTGTATCTGTATTGTCCTGTAGATGTGTTCTCTGCACAGTGTTGAGAGCTACAGAGAACTGGACTCGTATATGTCAACATGCTTGACCAATAAAGTTgatgctgattttttaatttctgtaggAATGCAGAGAAGATCCTGGGATACCTCAACTCTAATGTCCTGAGCCACGATCTCATCCCACCGCATGTAAACTTCTCCCATCTGACCTCATCAGACTACACTGAGATGTACGGAGTCATCAAGACGGTGAAGGAGGACAGCTTCACCCAGCTGGGTCTGGAGCCTTGTGTCCTAGAGGACGAGCTCAACAAGGCAAGAATTTTTAGCATACTCTGTATTTGACTTTCTCTTTACACCTGTCAGTCTGTTACTGGGTTTCAGTCCTCTGGTCGTCTCTCTGCAGTCTGTCCAGGGCACCGGCCTGGCCTTCATCGCCTTCACGGAAGCCATGACTCATTTCCCGGCGTCTCCGTTCTGGTCGGTCATGTTCTTCTTCATGCTCATCAACCTCGGTCTGGGCAGCATGATCGGCACCATGACTGGAATCACCACACCTGTCCTTGACACCTACAAGGTCCAGAAGGAGCTTTTCACAGGTGAACCTCCCCCACTGACGAGACGCTGTTTGAAAgccctgcattaaaaaaagatttgggaTTCGGCTGTGTTAGGCTTTGTGTCATTGCTGAATGCAAAACACTCGAGAAAACGGAGCAAACAAAACAGCTTTCTGCCAGTAaaaccattttattttccattttctcatCTATTAGACCAAATTCATTGATTTCCTCTGAAGGAGCACTaatgatttttcttcttctctgggtttgtttcagtgtgttgcTGCATTGTGGCTTTCCTCTGTGGCCTGTTGTTCGTTCAACGCTCAGGGAATTACTTTGTCACCATGTTTGATGACTACTCTGCTGGACTGCCTCTCACGGTGGTGGTCATCCTGGAGAATGTGTCCGTCACCTGGATTTATGGCACAAAAAGGTACAACCGGCTATAGGTTCttgtgtatgtgtctgcaaTTTATCacgttttaatttgaaatataggAACAAAAACTGGAACAGAGGCGTGTTAACAAAGTGTTAAATTATATAGCCTACAGGAGCATAATCATTagtgtaatgtttttgttgctctttcTCTGTCAGGTTCATGCAGGATCTGGAGGACATGTTGGGTTTCCGACCGTGTATAATCTATTTCTACCTGTGGAAGTACGTCTCCCCTCTGTGTCTCATTGTGCTCATCTCAGCCACCATCATAGAGATGGCCATCAGCCCACCCGGGTACAACGCCTGGGTCCAAGATCtggtcagtctgtgtgtgtgtgtgtgtgtgtgtgtgtgtgtgtgtgtgtgtgtgtgtgtgtgtgtgtgtgtgtgtgtatatatatagatagatatattttGGTTGAGGTTGCTGTTCTTATTCTCATTAACCTattgaaacctggacaaattggtttgatttcatgtgCATTTGCAAACTCAAACGATCACTTATTTCAAGGAAACAGCAActgaaaatcacacaaacaaatcaaggATCCAACAGAGACTGAACACAAAAcgaggacttaaatacaaactagactgacaaggggatgaagtgcaggtagagaaaaagggcaaagaggctcaggtgaggggaaaaAGGTGATGAGGCGGaggaacaggcagggagctgattggctgagagaaaaggagcagggaactaacgaggctgatgcaggacaggtgtgtagaTAGGAAAAATGAGGGAGAGGCAGCacagaaacagaggagagaaaacacagtaactgaaacccaaaaaccaagaaaacataATCATCTTAAGAATAAGCcgaacaagtaaaaacaaagacagacttgCTAATAACGGTGAATTAAATGAGTCTTTTACACTTAGACCAGTCTTCCCAAAAGtctaaagaaatcaagacaCAGCAGACTGTAACAGAAAGTAGCATaggtcttttattttgacaaaatataagACATTTAGACCATAAACTAatacagaaaaggcacaaattagTGCATAAAAATTTACCAGaatgaagaaaattaaatgtttgatgatAAAATGTTTCTGGTGGAGGACTTCTATCTTCTTGAGCCATGCAGCTAGCAaagctaacaaaaaaaacccacactggCATTCTCCATTAAAGCTTAACAACCTGCTCATCTTTGTACTTAAAGGTCTCATGTAAAAATCCAGTCCGTCtgcagctcattctaaggtaccaaaaaagcaatgattattattttaaggtgattataaaccaataaaaacattgtcatgaatattatatttctgGTAATAGATAaccataaatcctacacactggacttttaaaggCAGATTTTAGTCCTTCTGCTCCTTTCCATTTAGAGAACAGAAATCTTTGGATAGCACGTAATCACTAaaccctctgtgtgtctgcaggctcAAGAACGCTTCCAGAGCTACCCGCCCTGGGCACTGGCCATGTGCTTCTCCCTCATTATCTTGGCCAtgcttcctcttcctgttgtCTACATCGCCCGTCGCTTCAACCTGATGTCAGATGGCTCCAACAAGCTGTCCGTCTCCTACCGTAAAACCATGATGAAGGACATATCCAACCTGGAGGAGCAGGATGAGTCCAGGTTCATTCTTGGTGCCAAGCCCGGCGAGGCGCCATCAGCAGCAGCGGCACACAGGCCCTATCTGACTCCAGGAGGGAAAACCTTAGACCCCAACTCCCTGTCTCCGAACATCTGCTACGGTACGAGTTACCAGAATGCTGCCATCAGCCCCACCACACCAACTACGCCGACCACACCCGCCACACCAGATTCTGACTCTTGACTGCTGTCCAAACACCCCTTAGACACCCAGTCCTGTAGCACCGTTTACCTTCCAGTCTTGAGTCTCCACCAGGGGTCACTGCAGCGCCAAGAATCCCCGCCGCCACCAAACTGTATGTAGCCACCCAATTTATCtgaaccatagactgtatgatCTGAACACACGCTTCCCGAAATAACACCAAGGAAccccctgcagcagcagaaaaaaaagacaaaattcacTTTTGACAGTAGATGAAACGCTGAAATCAGGGTGAGGTTGACAGTGACACACTGTACATCTGTATCTATTCTGTATATAACATCACAGGGTTTATGCGCTTCAGACGAAGTTCTGtgatctgtttttctttgccttAGTATAAGGATCCTCGGCAGACACAgacccccacacacacccacattaATGCACATCCCCGTCTGCACAGTGCAGGGGATCTGAAAGAATGTAGAGTGGAGCAGGTGAGTGTGCTGGTTGTACTGGTTTTCATGCAGTGCACTGGCACAGAGAGCCAAGATGAATGTgagattaattattttaaggaGATACCACTGTCtccccaaatgatcatttgtatatcagtttcTCCCCACGTGTAATCTTGAATTtgggaagaaaacatttttcttgcatgcctcgatgttgaacaaagaatccataaatgaagaaaattcttgataGATTAAGTCATAGAGGTCTgcatttaacagcagcaaaacatccatttacacaCTGTCACTCAGCTCATACAGAATAATGTAAGTCTCTTATATCCAGTTGATTAATCAACATCTCCCAAACAAACAGCCCTTTCTGACGGGGAACTGAACAAAAAAGTGACACTTATCTGTGCTCTCTTTGAAGCCAAACtatggacaaaaacagtcattttaacttGTTTAACAAGGGAGCAgatggtctaccactgcctcaatcagtcATCTGTGTAATGagactttggtgaatccgaaCTAACACCTTAAAATACCAAATTCAGACAATAACATGAACAAACTAACTTATCAAAGCAATGGCAGGCTGCTAGTTCAGCGGggtaaaattgttttttctgaatGGAATCTGGTATTAAAGAGAGAATagttcacttttattttcagttcagttttaaattgtaatgtttCAACAGTGCATGTTTAGAACACACTGAGCATGTTGTAACAATTTACTGTGGTTTTACAATGGACCCAAGAGCAAGACCCGTAGACAATGGGGTAAAAGCTGGAGGCAAAGGTGGTGAGAGGCTGAGGTGAAGGAGGTCAGAGGAAGGAGGCAccagtaacagaaaaaaaaaaacctgtcatgAACCCAGAAAACCACTGAAGAATCATTCAGGCAGTTTGTTCACAGAAAACTTCACTGGAGAGGAGGCGATAGTGCCACCCTGAGATGCAGAAACAATCTGGCAGCATGGAAGAGTGAGTCCAGGGCTTTTGTGCTGCAGTTGATTAGCGTAATAGGAGGCAGGAGTGCATGCAGGACTCCAGCACCAGGAAGCCATGCCCAGCCtctgaaagcacacacacagcagcagaaaacagcccaaaaaatccataaaataaccctaaaaaaacagacaagatcCATACCACCACACATGTGACTGAATACATGAGACTTGGATTTactgagtttgtaaacagatctTTTAATATAGTTGTTCTGTTGTTAACTGCAGATGCCTATAACTTAagtttatcaaaaatgtttttgattcttTGTTTAATAAAAAGGCGTGCAAGAGAAGCaacattttcctcacaaattcagcgTAACACACGGTGAGCAGCTGATTATCAAATGATCATGTGAGAGATGAAGTATTATTTTAAGGTGTTCTCCGTAGTGGTGTCAAAGCCATACagtctatgttgttttttaattgattcTTATGCAGTGATTCGTCGACACTAACACCTCCGTTCGGATTTTTGAGCTAGAAAACACTTGTCAGTGTGTAGATCTGTTCTCACAGggctctgtgtgttgtaaacTATGCTTGCTGCTGCTCTAAAGACAACCATTTATGTTTCATCCCCAgttcctgttgtgttttgtctgtagCTGTATTGTTCATTCTGCGTGAATAGTTGTATGCAGTATAGGGATATGATATAggataatatttctgttttcagtctcaTCATCTGTGAAACACGTTATAACAGTTTCTCCACCAAAGAGTAAAAAGTAGACACTTGAAATCTACATATTTATGTTACAGTATAATAGAAAAGTTATAGCCTACTAAATTGTGCTAAAAGTGAACTAAAAAGAGCTGAGACTGACACACAAGGCACCAATATACTTCAGTGACGGAAAGCACAGCTTGTTCTCGTAAATTTGAGAGAAATTCCCTGCCTAATGCAGTTTTGACTTTCTTCCACGATGCTACAAAAGCACAAAAGATTAAACAATTATTGTGCACAAGTAAATGCTAACCCTAAGTGTGGAAATAttgttttgaagatttttaaaataattgctgTAGACTGCATTTAAATCATTTGAATATGTAGCACACAGTGAGTAAGCAATACATAGATTGGAGCACAAATGATGTTCACTATggaccaaaaacataatgaatatgaaatggaaaaataagCTATGGACCAAAAGATTGAGGAAGTCAagaacaaaaatccaaataatgGAATATTAAACTCCTCAACTGACTCATGAACTTCTGTAAGCCTTggacatactgtacataaatgcacaaaaaacatacacatatgcTCAATGCACACTATTTCTGTATATTTGTTGAATAATAGACCTCATTTAGGGTGTTGCTGAAACAGACACCACGGTTCCTTTGCGATGAAGATCTTTGTTTCCTGGATAAACTGGTGTTAGACCAGTGTTAGAGgatactattatttatttttttatcacaatattCAAAGCCATGGTGTTAAGGATTAAATGgacaatatttatatttctgtatatttgCAGTGTTGGTGTGATGAACAACAAAGAGTTATCTTTTAAAAGTGaccagtatatatacatatatatactgtatattttcatCTTGTGTGATGCTTAtttaaattgtatatttaaaatgtatctattttGTAGTTTGTGTGGCTAATTCTTGTTGTGGGATGTGAAAATGCTGCTGGGAGGTGAAGTGTTGTCTCATGTAGGAAGCAGCTGGTTTTCTGTTGTGTTCACGAGAGCTGTGTGTT
This DNA window, taken from Plectropomus leopardus isolate mb chromosome 2, YSFRI_Pleo_2.0, whole genome shotgun sequence, encodes the following:
- the LOC121949554 gene encoding sodium-dependent neutral amino acid transporter SLC6A17-like, which produces MPKNSKVTQREQSHEHVTESVADLLAHEEPLDYKSSSLNVGGATGKKIPQLEVPENDGRPAWNSKLQYILAQVGFSVGLGNVWRFPYLCQKNGGGAYLVPYFILLLIIGIPLFFMELAVGQKIRRGSIGVWNYVCPSLGGIGMSSLMVCGFVGLYYNVIIGWSIFYFFQSFQYPLPWSECPIRRNGTLAIVEPECDKSSATTYFWYRQTLNTTSTIAESGGLNVKMTLSLLVAWIIVCLAVIKGIASSGKVMYFSSLFPYVVLICFLAKGLMLKGSVDGIAHMFTPKLEKMLEPQVWREAATQVFFALGLGFGGVIAFSSYNKIDNNCHFDAVLVSFINFVTSILATLVVFAVLGFKANIMNEKCVVENAEKILGYLNSNVLSHDLIPPHVNFSHLTSSDYTEMYGVIKTVKEDSFTQLGLEPCVLEDELNKSVQGTGLAFIAFTEAMTHFPASPFWSVMFFFMLINLGLGSMIGTMTGITTPVLDTYKVQKELFTVCCCIVAFLCGLLFVQRSGNYFVTMFDDYSAGLPLTVVVILENVSVTWIYGTKRFMQDLEDMLGFRPCIIYFYLWKYVSPLCLIVLISATIIEMAISPPGYNAWVQDLAQERFQSYPPWALAMCFSLIILAMLPLPVVYIARRFNLMSDGSNKLSVSYRKTMMKDISNLEEQDESRFILGAKPGEAPSAAAAHRPYLTPGGKTLDPNSLSPNICYGTSYQNAAISPTTPTTPTTPATPDSDS